Below is a genomic region from Rhododendron vialii isolate Sample 1 chromosome 5a, ASM3025357v1.
TGAGCGGAAATTCTGTCTCTATAGTAGAAGTATGTATTCCTTTTTTATCGAAGTTAGTATAGCTAGAGCAGAACTTTTGATGAAgagttgaactcctgacctcttacgtttttttttatagattatgaGATTTGCATGGTTTTGGTAGAATCAAAAGCCAATGGAGTCATCCATTACATATTCATAAAATTTTTAGTACAGATCATTACAGCACACATGAGAGAGATACATATAGCAAGAAAAGAATGCCAAAGCACGATTACAAAGTGTTTCTCTCAGGTTCTCTTAACAGGGTCAAAGTTGGAAACTCCTACCACAGCACCAATAAGCACGACGAGCACGATGCCACCGGCTCCGATGCTGAGCAAGAAGTTCTTGAGGGAAGGTGAGACAGCCGCCTCTGCCACCTCTGGCATCATCATGGAGGCCGTCAATGCCGCCGCTGTCAATCCCGTTACCGCTTTCTCTCTCAGTGAGGCCTTGACTACAAACTTTCCGGTGGTTTTCGATGCCACCACTGCCGATGCGGCCTTGGAGGGCCTGACCTGCAATGGGTTGAAGGCGGCACCGGAGGCCGGAAACCTCTTCTGGGTGGCTGAAGTTAACGGCATGGCTGCCATAACTGCCAAAGTAGAGGCCATTTgttattcttctctctctttcttgacAAGTGAAATGCTTTTGGGGGAACTTTGGGTAGTTCTCAATGTGAGGAAGTTGATATGGGAAGAGTGGATTAGGATAGAGAGTGAAGGGAGAGGTTGTGGTGAGAGGTGGAAAATTGGGATAAAGGATTGTTTTGGGCCTACGTGGCAATTTCTCCACTTGCTAATGGATATGTTGGATAAGGGTTTATCCCAATGGAATTACCACATCCTACATTTATGTCTGGAAAGTGGGAAAGTGCCTTGTAATGGCAGCTTTTCATTTTCCGAAGGATTGGGTGAGTGAGATGGGATTTTAACATTTTGTTTGGAACTCAAGGaatggaagagaaaagaaagaattttttttttcttagaaaaatcTTTTTCgtggaagagagaagaaaataacaaaacaacgtacatctttttttcttcttttctctgtaattattttctttctttctctctccttccttttctAAGTttgaaacaattaaacaaaGACTTTACATGTGGATGGGATAGTATTAATATGAACACTCAATTTAGTGTGCGATAAAGAAAGCACAATTCTTTCTCTAAATGAGACGATCCGAAAGGCAAGTGATACAAGTTAATCCCATTTTATATTTATGGGTACGGATCGGTTCAGATTGGGTTTTGGCATAGTCGGCCCTGACTTTTAAGTGAACATAAAAAATGAGGctctttttttggattattgcaAGGGTAAGATAAATAGGAGGAGcctttgaaattcaaaaaaatttagagactTGATGCTGCTGCAACACAAGCTTTAGCTTAAGGCCAGCGGTTTTGGTaaaaccaaaactcaaatttatAATTGA
It encodes:
- the LOC131325357 gene encoding uncharacterized protein LOC131325357 encodes the protein MASTLAVMAAMPLTSATQKRFPASGAAFNPLQVRPSKAASAVVASKTTGKFVVKASLREKAVTGLTAAALTASMMMPEVAEAAVSPSLKNFLLSIGAGGIVLVVLIGAVVGVSNFDPVKRT